A stretch of Besnoitia besnoiti strain Bb-Ger1 chromosome III, whole genome shotgun sequence DNA encodes these proteins:
- a CDS encoding proliferating cell nuclear antigen PCNA2 (encoded by transcript BESB_043770) — protein sequence MFECTIEGLLLKRLMECLKDMVTDVNLICNASGISLDSMDGSHVAVVDVRLDVDLFHSYRCDRPVQLGVSVPNLLLALQPVKSPETLVHLSSLHGDDEDDEEDTILHINIEDPESGDTWSMEVRLLDVESEQLEVPEHTEHEATAVVRSKELQELVRYLNSLSESIVVKMDKTHIHLSARGDSVAASRKMQPESLVCTNSTEHEFAARYLNMFLKGAVLADFVEIGCSHGLPMQISFRLKLQADRERDSKKKGADRIPDVKMDEDEGPSSRSTLSFYLAPRIEDDEE from the exons ATGTTCGAGTGCACGATTGAAGGGCTTCTTCTGAAGCGCCTGATGGAGTGTCTGAAGGACATGGTCACAGATGTCAACCTCATCTGCAATGCGAGTGGAATTTCACTCGACTCAATGGACGGAAGCCACGTTGCCGTTGTAGATGTCAGACTCGATGTCGATCTCTTCCACAGCTACCGTTGCGACCGTCCCGTACAGCTTG gcgttTCGGTTCCTAATCTTCTcctggcgctgcagccagTCAAATCGCCAGAGACTTTGGTTCACCTTTCTTCGCTCCACGgtgacgacgaggacgacgaagaggacacGATTCTTCACATCAACATCGAAGACCCTGAGAGCGGCG ACACGTGGTCGATGGAAGTCCGCCTTCTTGACGTCGAATCCGAGCAGTTGGAGGTGCCTGAGCACACCGAGCACGAAGCGACAGCCGTGGTTCGCTCGAAGGAGCTCCAAGAGCTCGTTCGCTACCTCAACTCCCTTTCTGAGTCGA TCGTCGTGAAGATGGACAAGACGCACATCCACCTCTCCGCGCGTGGCGAtagcgtcgcggcgtctcgcaaGATGCAGCCCGAG AGCCTGGTCTGCACGAACTCAACTGAGCACGAGTTCGCGGCGCGCTACCTGAACATGTTCCTGAAAGGCGCGGTGCTGGCCGACTTCGTCGAGATCGGGTGCAGCCACGGGCTCCCCATGCAGATTTCTTTCCGGCTGAAGCTGCAAGCTGACCGCGAAAGAGACAGCAAGAAGAAGGGCGCTGACCGCATTCCCGATGTGAAGATGGACGAAGATGAAGGACCCAGCTCACGGAGCACTCTGTCCTTCTACTTGGCTCCAAGAATCGAAGACGATGAAGAGTAA
- a CDS encoding elongation factor Tu GTP binding domain-containing protein (encoded by transcript BESB_043730), whose protein sequence is MVADGLGGGGPCLLYDSSLEPRVSPAVRTTPPSLTVTPIPASAMETRPHAASPPCSRPSASACLSARTNSSCRAGPPPPAWSRQQQRDDEPVAARHPAPLLLPSSTSSDFSRSGLSSPPSRPSSDPRPPGTAPEDCTLPPALAGTLDPAACAPPGAVPGQKGAGARGVCAAKSGAAGPGALHAASASSAPVRAGGGKAGRGRGRGGKKKPCYAPSSSLSSSPSFASSSSSLTLSAQSLSSLSQIAVSSRASRVLDASEQGLEDGAKERRDGEEGQAGATKAPSQPHSAVPACQDVKIAVVGNVDSGKTTLVGVLASHCLDDGRGLVRSRVFNFPHEASSGRTSSISTEILGFTHDGRQVIPCTTAPRPLSGSPQLSALRLGTPLTPARPPSAPGALHGSGASRPLSAGDSGSAPSSLGSHSREPEGRQAAGGSVAADSGEQNAEASHAAASEPATAGVAPERAGPGDPPGACGEPARPAMGARGRRDKQLEQKASDVAAPSSTSAPSSVALTGAPRNTAWRSVVEAASKVVTFMDLCGHERYLKTTVFGLVASFPDYAMVVVAGNHGVQRMTKEHLGIALALRLPFFVVVTKLDGTPELVFKRTLEQVCKILKHQVVHKIPIIVKKEEAVEAVAHSVASGRVCPVFCVSSVTGEGLDLLRSFLGRLPNRVDLCGLYGEFEDPCEYVIDGVYSVTGVGLVVSGTVRSGTVTQNQHLCLGPDKTGAFRNVVVRSIHYKRTPVTCAARGQAVSMCIRATSKKEQLKRAAFRKGMVLLEPSLPLRACWEFLASVVLLHHNTTIQRGYQCVIHIGNVRQAARVLEIFAEDGTQKKDVLRTGDKGFMKFRFVQYAEYLTERTPLLFREGRTRGLGTVCEVC, encoded by the exons ATGGTCGCTGACGGGCTCGGGGGTGGCGGGCCGTGTCTCCTGTACGACTCTTCAC TTGAACCGAGGGTGTCGCCTGCGGTCCGTACTACCCCGCCAAGCTTGACCGTCACTCCGATACCCGCCTCCGCCATGGAGACACGGCCGCATGCCGCTTCCCCTCCCTGTTCGCGGCCCTCCGCTTCAGCTTGTCTCTCCGCAAGGACAAACTCATCCTGCCGCGCcggtccgccgccgcctgcctggTCTCGCCAGCAACAACGGGACGACGAACCGGTCGCTGCGCGTCAtcctgcgccgcttcttctgccgTCTTCCACTTCGTCTGACTTTTCTCGCTCTGGTCTCTCTTCGCCACCATCCCGCCCCAGTAGCGACCCGCGTCCCCCCGGCACCGCACCAGAAGACTGTACCCTGCCCCCGGCCCTCGCTGGGACTCTGGACCCTGCGGCGTGCGCCCCTCCCGGTGCGGTCCCAGGGCAGAAAGGagcgggcgcccgcggcgtctgcgcggccaAAAGCGGGGCGGCAGGTCCCGGCGCGTTGCACGCCGCATCTGCCTCTTCAGCGCCCgttcgcgccggcggaggcaaAGCCGGGAGgggacgagggcgcggcgggaagaagaagccctGCTacgcgccgtcgtcctccctctcgtcgtcgccgtcgttcgcttcctcttcttcttctttgactctctctgctcagtcgctctcttcgctcaGTCAAATTGCcgtctcgtcgcgcgcctcgcgcgttctAGATGCATCGGAGCAGGGCCTCGAGGacggcgcgaaggagaggagagacggtGAGGAGGGACAGGCgggggcgacgaaggcacCCAGTCAGCCTCACAGTGCGGTTCCCGCTTGCCAGGATGTGAAAATCGCAGTGGTGGGAAATGTCGACAGCGGAAAGACGACGCTGGTCGGCGTCCTGGCGAGTCACTgcctcgacgacggcaggGGGCTCGTGCGGTCGCGGGTCTTCAACTTCCCCCACGAGGCGTCCTCAG GTCGGACCTCTTCCATTTCGACGGAGATCCTGGGATTCACCCATGACGGCCGCCAAGTGATCCCCTGCACGACTGCGCCTAGGCCCCTGAGCGGCTCGCCCCAGCTGTCGGCTTTGCGCCTCGGCACTCCACTGACTCCCGCTCgtccgccctcggcgcctggTGCGCTGCACGGTTCAGGCGCCTCTCGGCCCCTCTCAGCAGGGGATTCgggctcggcgccttcgtcgctcgGCAGCCACTCCCGCGAGCCCGAGGGGAgacaggcggcggggggcagtgtcgccgccgacagcggcgagcagaATGCCGAGGCGTCTCACGCGGCTGCCTCTGAACCTGCAACGGCAGGTGTGGCGCCCGAACGGGCGGGCCCAGGGGACCCTCCCGGGGCCTGCGGGGagcccgcgcggcctgccaTGGGCGCTCGTGGAAGGCGAGACAAGCAGCTGGAGCAGAAGGCCTCCGacgtggcggcgccgagctccacgtcggcgccttcgtcggtCGCTTTGACGGGAGCGCCCCGGAACACGGCGTGGCGGTCAGTAGTGGAGGCGGCGTCTAAGGTGGTGACTTTCATGGATCTCTGCGGACACGAGAGATATTTGAAGACGACGGTCTTCGGCTTGGTGGCCTCCTTCCCTGACTACGCCATggtcgtcgtcgcgggcAACCACGGAGTCCAGCGGATGACGAAGGAGCATCTGGGGatcgccctcgcgctgcgtctgccctTCTTTGTCGTCGTCACGAAACTCGACGGGACGCCGGAGCTGGTCTTCAAGCGGACGCTCGAGCAAGTCTGCAAAATCCTCAAACACCAAGTCGTCCACAAAATCCCCATCA TAGtgaagaaagaggaagcagTCGAGGCTGTGGCGCATTCTGTGGCCTCTGGACGA GTCTGCCCCGTGTTCTGCGTCTCCAGCGTCACGGGCGAGGGCTTGGATCTCCTTCGCAGCTTCCTCGGAAGGCTGCCGAACCGCGTGGACCTCTGTGGCCTCTACGG AGAGTTCGAGGACCCCTGCGAGTACGTCATCGACGGAGTCTACTCGGTCACCGGAGTCGGTCTGGTCGTCTCAGGCACTGTGCGCAGCGGCACCGTCACTCAAAATCAACAC CTCTGCCTGGGGCCGGATAAGACAGGCGCATTTCGCAACGTCGTCGTTCGTTCCATCCACTACAAGCGCACGCCAGTCACTTGC GCTGCGAGAGGGCAGGCGGTTTCGATGTGCATCCGAGCGACGAGCAAGAAggagcagctgaagcggGCTGCCTTCCGCAAG GGCATGGTGCTGCTCGagccctcgctgccgcttcgGGCGTGCTGGGAGTTTCTCGCCTCCGTGGTTCTTCTGCACCACAACACGACAATTCAGCGGGGCTACCAATGCGTCATTCATATCG GGAATGTAAGGCAAGCAGCACGCGTGTTGGAGATTTTCGCGGAAGACGGCACGCAAAAGAAGGATGTCCTCCGCACGGGAGATAAAGGATTTATGAAATTCAG ATTCGTCCAGTACGCTGAGTATCTGACAGAGCGAACGCCGCTTCTGTTTCGCGAGGGGCGGACCAGAGGCTTGGGCACGGTTTGCGAAGTTTGTTGA
- a CDS encoding hypothetical protein (encoded by transcript BESB_043750), translating into MESSSDISPAVRAESDACSSTCAASRGPSPSSCASSASGDAAGGPAAASAETRPPTLSALTALDSSGSPRAEPQSDQTARASPSAAAAAGKAGEKETVVEDGSGPSPAQETGLGASELETCADTNTPSVAKVMTRMQWESEQQCLHRQRFLRKVIEDHERRLGRVDLGELELFSALYFNVKFLQCTYDRHLLERMRAYEPDLGVSHQRKNQDREDLVVS; encoded by the exons ATGGAGAGTTCGAGCGACATCTCGCCTGCTGTGCGGGCTGAGTCTGATGCGTGCTCATCGACTTGCGCGGCTTCACGAGgcccctcgccctcttcttgtGCTTCTTCGGCCTCTGGTGACGCGGCTGGCgggcctgcagccgcttccgcagagacgcgcccgccaaCTCTCTCCGCCTTGACTGCGTTGGACTCCAGCGGCTCTCCACGCGCAGAGCCTCAGAGTGACCAGAcggctcgcgcgtctccatctgcggcagctgcagccgggAAGGCGGGCGAAAAGGAGACAGTCGTGGAGGACGGCAGCGGACCTAGCCCAGCGCAGGAAACAGGCTTGGGGGCTAGCGAGCTTGAGACTTGTGCCGACACAAACACCCCTTCGGTTGCCAAAGTGATGACTCGAATGCAGTGGGAGAGCGAGCAGCAGTGCCTCCACCGCCAGCGGTTTCTGCGGAAAGTGATTGAG GACCACGAACGACGACTCGGCCGCGTGGACCTGGGAGAGTTGGagctcttctccgcgctgtACTTCAACGTGAAGTTTCTGCAGTGCACCTACGACCGGCACTTGCTGGAGCGCATGCGTGCCTACGAGCCCGACCTCGGAGTGTCGCACCAAAGGAAGAATCAGGACAGAGAAGACTTGGTCGTCAGCTAA
- a CDS encoding putative ubiquinol-cytochrome c reductase hinge protein (encoded by transcript BESB_043740) produces MSYPYYCEFFTKFPKFIPPKDPAERLVDPRQKLEPGCTARCSLWVNEYDACTKRVRARTDNKGNCSGQYEELHVCIDRCIAKDLFKYLK; encoded by the exons ATGTCGTATCCCTACTACTGCGAGTTCTTCACCAAATTCCCAAAGTTCATTCCGCCCAAGGACCCGGCGGAGCGTCTGGTTGACCCGCGCCAGAAGCTGGAGCCCGGCTGCACAGCCCGCTGCTCTCTCTGGGTCAACGAGTACGAT GCTTGCACCAAGCGCGTGCGTGCGCGCACGGACAACAAAGGCAATTGCTCGGGTCAATATGAAGAGCTCCACGTCTGCATAGACAGATGT ATTGCGAAAGATCTCTTCAAGTATTTAAAGTGA
- a CDS encoding diadenosine tetraphosphatase family protein (encoded by transcript BESB_043760), which yields MSLAPRLRPSSCGSRCPASPSSALLALAAAAKFPLTHSSFRRLPPPRAQTHATSACRAAALSGARPPRRGVEAASSRLCTAPLSASFSLRRSMAARVSACSPGSPAAPLSPPSAALPVPLEGVPWSSHQGADDPTETYCFAQWLIERREVFFWSPFSVAFTNLKPVVPGHVLVVPKRVVPHFRDLTGEEVKDLFESARRVAALILSKTGADCYSIALQDGAASGQTVAHVHLHILPRFKGDFEPVRAGVDREDSKPRTREEMAAEAQELRDWVRRLSAVESELTPR from the exons atgtctctcgcgccgcgtctccgcccctcgtcctgcggctcgcggtgccctgcttcgccttcttccgccttgttggcgctcgccgctgccgcgaagTTTCCTCTGACTCACTCATCCTtccgccgtctgcctccgccccgggcgcagacgcacgccacaagcgcgtgccgcgccgctgctttgTCTGGCGCACGTCCGCCCAGACGCGGCGTGGAagctgcgtcgtcgcgcctctgcaccgcccctctctctgcttccttttCCCTCCGCAGGTCGATGGCGGCTCGCGTGTCTGCATGTTCCCCCGGCTCTCCTGCAGCTCCTTTGTCGCCTCCCTCAGCTGCGTTGCCTGTCCCCCTGGAGGGCGTTCCCTGGAGCTCCCACCAGGGCGCCGACGACCCGACAGAGACGTACTGCTTTGCGCAGTGGCTCATTGAGAGGCGCGAGGTCTTCTTCTGGAGCCCCTTCTCAGTGGCCTTCACCAATCTGAAGCCTGTTGTCCCCGGACATGTGCTCGTCGTCCCCAAGCGCGTTGTCCCG CATTTCCGCGATCTGACGGGGGAGGAAGTGAAGGACCTGTTTgagagcgcgcgccgcgtggcAGCCCTCATTCTTTCAAAGACTGGAGCGGACTGCTACTCGATCGCCTTGCAAGACGGTGCGGCGAGCGGCCAAACCGTCGCGCACGTCCATCTTCACATTCTTCCGCGATTCAAAGGCGATTTCGAGCCGGTCCGCGCTGGCGTCGACCGAGAAGATAGCAA GCCCCGGACTCGCGAGGAGATGGCGGCTGAAGCGCAAGAGCTCCGCGACTGGGTGCGGCGCCTCAGCGCAGTCGAGAGCGAGTTAACTCCTCGTTAG